The proteins below are encoded in one region of Bifidobacterium catenulatum DSM 16992 = JCM 1194 = LMG 11043:
- a CDS encoding metal ABC transporter solute-binding protein, Zn/Mn family, which produces MRLYKRSSLRAFAAGLALCMTFGTAACSGESSSQNDDASADSDAQTEQITPIEVVASVNQWGSLAEQIGGVHVKVTSILSSTDVDAHDFEPKTDDIGKLQQAQVAVSNGAGYDAWAVKNLSKDTVSVSAAQMVGAIEGDNPHLWFSSDARNAMAKELADTYSRIMPTQKKYFSNKLTAWNRREKKIEKDMKTFSDTHKDASYAATEPVAYYLLSDMGFTDNTPEGYLQSTGTGSEPTPDDLQEFQELLEKHKVDVLINDTQSASDATNTLTGTAYKSDVPVLDISEQMPSDCKSLTSWIRSLILSLNDMFAEQSDANTSSNAGSGSTDSTDSANSSAADDSQTANESNDESNDAPQPNPRK; this is translated from the coding sequence ATGCGCTTGTACAAACGTTCTTCGTTACGCGCTTTTGCCGCAGGACTCGCGCTTTGCATGACGTTCGGCACGGCAGCATGCTCCGGAGAATCCTCTTCGCAGAACGATGATGCTTCCGCCGATTCCGATGCCCAGACCGAACAGATCACGCCGATCGAGGTGGTCGCCTCGGTCAACCAGTGGGGATCTCTCGCCGAGCAGATAGGCGGCGTTCACGTGAAAGTCACGTCGATTCTGTCTTCGACTGATGTTGACGCGCATGATTTCGAACCAAAGACCGACGACATCGGCAAGCTTCAACAGGCGCAGGTCGCGGTGTCCAATGGCGCGGGCTACGATGCTTGGGCCGTCAAGAATCTCAGCAAAGACACCGTTTCCGTTTCCGCAGCACAGATGGTCGGCGCAATCGAGGGCGATAATCCGCATCTGTGGTTCTCCAGCGACGCCCGCAACGCCATGGCCAAGGAATTGGCCGACACGTACAGCCGCATCATGCCCACGCAAAAGAAGTATTTCAGTAACAAACTCACCGCGTGGAACAGACGAGAAAAGAAAATAGAGAAGGACATGAAGACGTTCAGCGACACGCATAAGGACGCCTCCTATGCCGCCACCGAACCCGTCGCCTACTATCTGCTCAGCGATATGGGGTTCACCGACAACACGCCGGAGGGATACCTGCAATCGACAGGCACAGGCTCTGAACCAACCCCTGACGATCTTCAGGAATTCCAGGAATTGCTGGAAAAACATAAGGTTGACGTGCTTATCAACGACACGCAATCCGCAAGCGACGCCACGAACACGCTGACCGGCACCGCTTACAAGTCTGATGTTCCTGTACTTGACATCAGCGAACAGATGCCTTCCGACTGCAAAAGCCTGACATCGTGGATCAGATCACTCATCCTCTCGCTGAACGACATGTTCGCCGAGCAATCCGACGCCAACACCAGCTCCAACGCTGGCTCGGGAAGTACGGATTCGACGGATTCTGCGAATTCCTCCGCTGCTGACGATTCGCAAACGGCGAATGAATCGAATGATGAATCAAATGATGCCCCGCAGCCAAATCCGAGAAAATAA
- a CDS encoding bifunctional methylenetetrahydrofolate dehydrogenase/methenyltetrahydrofolate cyclohydrolase — protein sequence MAVKIDGKMVSAQIKANLAERVASLKERGVNPGLGTILVGSDPGSVKYVAGKHADCAEIGVNSIRKELPADATFEQIAEAVRELNADPACTGYIVQLPLPKGIDENAIIDLIDPKKDADGMHPYNLGELVLHARGDITTPLPCTPRGVIELLNAYDIDLDGKEVCVLGRGITIGRTVGLLLTRKAVNATVTLCHTGTKDVRKHMREADVIIAAMGSAGFVKPEDVKEGAVLVDVGVSRVFDEEAGRYRVKGDVDKASYEKVSAYTPNPGGVGPMTRAMLLENVVEMAERQL from the coding sequence ATGGCAGTGAAAATCGATGGAAAGATGGTGTCCGCGCAGATTAAAGCGAATCTCGCCGAGCGCGTCGCATCATTGAAAGAGCGGGGGGTTAACCCCGGCCTTGGCACCATTCTGGTTGGTTCCGATCCCGGCTCCGTCAAATATGTTGCTGGAAAACATGCCGATTGCGCTGAAATCGGCGTGAACTCCATTCGAAAGGAGTTGCCCGCCGACGCAACGTTCGAACAAATTGCTGAAGCCGTGCGGGAACTTAACGCTGACCCTGCCTGCACGGGCTATATCGTGCAGCTGCCTTTGCCGAAAGGTATTGACGAAAACGCCATCATTGATCTGATCGACCCCAAGAAGGATGCGGATGGCATGCATCCGTACAATCTTGGCGAACTTGTGCTGCACGCGCGAGGTGACATTACCACGCCGCTGCCGTGTACTCCGCGAGGTGTGATCGAACTGCTGAATGCCTATGACATCGACTTGGACGGCAAAGAGGTCTGCGTGCTCGGCCGAGGCATCACCATCGGGCGTACGGTTGGTCTTTTGCTGACGCGCAAGGCGGTGAACGCCACGGTCACGCTGTGCCACACAGGCACCAAGGATGTGCGCAAGCATATGCGCGAGGCCGACGTCATTATTGCGGCCATGGGTTCCGCAGGCTTTGTCAAGCCGGAAGACGTCAAGGAGGGCGCGGTGCTGGTCGATGTCGGCGTTTCCCGTGTGTTTGACGAGGAGGCTGGCCGATATCGCGTGAAAGGCGATGTTGACAAAGCCAGCTACGAGAAGGTTTCGGCATATACGCCGAACCCGGGTGGCGTCGGCCCTATGACCCGTGCCATGTTGTTGGAGAATGTGGTCGAGATGGCCGAGCGTCAGCTGTAA